The following proteins are co-located in the Silene latifolia isolate original U9 population chromosome 1, ASM4854445v1, whole genome shotgun sequence genome:
- the LOC141612300 gene encoding chitinase-like protein 1, giving the protein MGSKIWANTLLILIVALVILVNVSKCDMSEETKVKIVKGKKLCTRGWECATWSKYCCNQTISDYFQTYQFENLFSKRNSPVAHAVGFWDYQAFITAAAGFQPLGFGTTGGKLTSQLEVAAFLGHVGAKTSCGYGVATGGPTAWGLCYNKELSPSQSYCDDTFKYTYPCTPGVDYYGRGALPIYWNYNYGATGEALNADLLNHPEYIEQNATLAFQAAIWRWMTPIKKGQPSAHQAFVGDWKPTKNDTLSKRVPGFGATMNILYGDLICGQGDQVEEMNTIISHYLYYVDLMGIGREEAGPNEVLSCGEQKAFNPTNTQQTASS; this is encoded by the exons ATGGGTTCCAAAATATGGGCGAATACgttgttaatattaatagtagCACTCGTAATATTAGTGAACGTATCAAAATGCGATATGTCGGAGGAAACCAAGGTGAAAATAGTAAAGGGTAAGAAATTGTGTACAAGAGGATGGGAATGTGCGACATGGTCTAAGTATTGTTGTAATCAGACTATATCTGATTATTTTCAGACTTACCAATTTGAGAATTTGTTCTCTAAGAGGAATTCTCCTGTTGCCCATGCGGTTGGGTTTTGGGATTATCAAGCGTTTATTACCGCCGCCGCTGGGTTTCAGCCATTAGGGTTTGGGACTACTGGTGGGAAGCTTACTAGTCAGCTTGAAGTTGCCGCCTTTCTTGGTCATGTTGGTGCTAAGACTTCTT GTGGTTATGGGGTTGCCACTGGTGGACCAACAGCTTGGGGACTCTGCTACAACAAGGAATTGAGCCCAAGCCAGAGTTATTGTGATGACACTTTCAAATACACTTATCCATGCACTCCTGGAGTTGATTACTATGGGCGAGGAGCGTTACCTATTTACTg GAACTACAACTACGGAGCTACAGGGGAAGCACTGAATGCGGATCTGCTAAACCATCCTGAGTACATAGAGCAAAATGCAACCCTTGCCTTCCAGGCTGCAATTTGGAGGTGGATGACACCTATTAAGAAGGGGCAACCTTCGGCCCACCAAGCTTTTGTGGGAGACTGGAAGCCTACCAAAAACGATACTTTGTCAAAGCGAGTCCCTGGTTTTGGCGCTACAATGAACATCCTATATGGGGATCTTATCTGTGGTCAGGGTGATCAGGTTGAAGAGATGAACACTATTATCTCCCACTACCTTTACTATGTCGACTTGATGGGTATTGGCCGAGAGGAAGCGGGACCTAATGAGGTGCTCTCTTGCGGTGAACAGAAGGCTTTCAACCCAACCAACACCCAGCAGACGGCATCGTCTTAA